A genome region from Musa acuminata AAA Group cultivar baxijiao chromosome BXJ3-5, Cavendish_Baxijiao_AAA, whole genome shotgun sequence includes the following:
- the LOC135637938 gene encoding uncharacterized protein LOC135637938 has translation MPVPPMSGSQSAVDDSEGSWEMDLMGGKLELRLQVQMEEGQSDRSWERHGNVNWMKQILGLSFIIVTINITAVTTLFTGFRELKGNVKRLHLVICAILTFSDLLCGLSLMFLTSNLLSDRHPAVLAGQFSSPITLLIIVSCSLLILTAATFLYLIPKLSIFLAVLFPSSLISGLIYCCSIQTEDDHGATGSESYKSELKQFQSLSSTVTSLAFIGLVATLVGYSKKSSEQALTQIMEVSILLMFFVAMMGLFFMMWNSAPPRMQNQTARVFFPKVLKTLSYSLLGLLAVTATVVASAYLESYLPLALSPVLLLGVIVWFVMKPHCQGGRLLPQIDTMDHKAELKPMSKVATVTTQITFGGMMSVFSGLFGDKDSGFQHKIFMLLMFFAFLSSFSVNLLTVSTPKAATQITVIWILNTCTFFFLALGAAAVYLVVVMGG, from the exons ATGCCTGTTCCTCCCATGAGTGGGTCGCAATCAGCAGTTGATGACTCTGAGGGCTCATGGGAAATG GATCTGATGGGTGGAAAGCTGGAGCTTCGTCTACAGGTTCAG ATGGAAGAAGGTCAAAGCGATCGAAGCTGGGAACGGCATGGCAATGTGAACTGGATGAAACAAATTCTGGGGTTATCTTTTATTATTGTGACCATCAATATTACGGCAGTGACGACACTTTTTACTGGCTTCCGAGAATTAAAAGGCAACGTAAAACGGTTGCACCTTGTTATCTGTGCCATCCTTACCTTCTCTGATCTTCTTTGTGGGCTAAGTCTGATGTTTCTCACCTCCAATTTGCTATCTGATCGGCATCCCGCTGTCCTTGCTGGCCAGTTTAGCTCTCCAATTACCCTACTCATCATCGTCTCCTGTTCTCTGTTGATCCTCACAGCTGCTACTTTCCTGTATCTCATACCCAAACTCTCGATTTTTTTGGCTGTTCTATTTCCATCATCCTTGATTAGTGGCTTGATCTACTGCTGCTCGATCCAAACAGAAGACGACCATGGGGCAACAGGTTCCGAAAGCTATAAGTCTGAGCTGAAGCAATTCCAAAGTCTCTCATCCACTGTCACCTCCCTTGCTTTCATTGGGCTTGTAGCCACTTTAGTAGGTTACAGTAAGAAATCTTCAGAACAAGCCCTTACCCAAATCATGGAGGTCAGCATCCTCCTAATGTTCTTCGTCGCCATGATGggactcttttttatgatgtggaaCTCCGCGCCACCGAGAATGCAGAACCAAACCGCCAGAGTTTTCTTCCCTAAGGTCCTGAAAACTCTGAGCTACTCTTTACTCGGCTTATTGGCAGTTACAGCAACTGTTGTGGCATCTGCGTATCTGGAGAGTTACCTTCCACTGGCTCTCTCCCCGGTGCTGTTGCTCGGAGTAATCGTCTGGTTCGTCATGAAACCTCACTGTCAGGGAGGAAGACTCCTACCGCAGATTGACACCATGGATCATAAAGCTGAGCTCAAACCCATGTCCAAAGTTGCTACCGTCACCACGCAGATCACATTTGGTGGTATGATGAGCGTCTTCTCAGGATTGTTCGGCGACAAAGACAGCGGATTCCAACACAAGATCTTCATGCTGTTGATGTTCTTCGCATTCTTGTCCAGCTTCAGCGTGAACTTGCTCACAGTCAGCACTCCGAAAGCAGCAACTCAGATCACAGTTATCTGGATACTGAACACTTGCACTTTCTTCTTCCTCGCGTTGGGAGCAGCTGCCGTTTACTTGGTCGTGGTCATGGGAGGCTGA